The proteins below come from a single Aquabacterium sp. A3 genomic window:
- the flhD gene encoding flagellar transcriptional regulator FlhD, whose product MNADQMLQEIREVNLSYLMLAQNLIRSDREQALFRLGISEETATLLSSLSPAQILKISSGNTLLCRMRVDDDLVWSLLTNHSKDGNDSVNRLHASILMAGRHQEAA is encoded by the coding sequence ATGAACGCCGACCAAATGCTGCAAGAGATCCGCGAAGTCAACCTGTCCTACCTGATGCTGGCACAGAACCTGATCCGCAGTGATCGTGAGCAGGCCCTGTTCCGCCTGGGCATCTCCGAAGAGACCGCCACGCTGCTGTCCTCGCTGTCGCCCGCCCAGATCCTCAAGATTTCATCGGGCAACACGCTGCTGTGCCGCATGCGGGTGGACGATGACCTGGTGTGGAGCCTGCTGACCAACCACAGCAAGGATGGCAACGACAGCGTCAACCGCCTGCATGCCTCGATCCTGATGGCCGGCCGCCATCAAGAAGCCGCCTGA
- a CDS encoding fatty acid desaturase family protein, translating into MTMNPQTLQIGPKSIEELEAFQQELDAIRDETRAQLGERDARYIRGILKLVRGTELAGRALLMFGWFPPTFILGAVLLGISKIIDNMELGHNVMHGQFNWMNDPRFHGDTFEWDNTCPKEEWRHSHNYVHHTYTNVIGKDRDFGYGLLRLSNDLRWSWLHPFQLLLTALLATFFELFVAIHDLQMDKVAIGRKKWSECRPQWLLVRAKIWRQVRKDYIAWPLVGALAAGLFFQSTQGAIDGALAVMAGNLIGNLMRNVWAWAIIFCGHFTERVYTFKRESIEGETKGQWYLRQILGSSNISGGSVLHLMSGNLSHQVEHHLFPDIPANRYIEMAPKVRAVCAKYGVPYNTGSFAAQLWTVFKRIARYSLPGGPQKAVHIEVESILPERA; encoded by the coding sequence ATGACCATGAATCCACAAACGCTTCAGATCGGCCCCAAGTCGATCGAGGAACTGGAAGCCTTCCAACAGGAACTGGATGCCATCCGCGATGAGACCCGGGCTCAGTTGGGCGAGCGCGATGCGCGCTACATCCGGGGCATCCTGAAGCTGGTGCGTGGCACCGAGCTGGCTGGCCGCGCCCTGCTGATGTTTGGCTGGTTCCCGCCCACGTTCATCCTGGGCGCCGTCCTGCTGGGCATCAGCAAGATCATCGACAACATGGAGCTGGGCCACAACGTGATGCACGGCCAGTTCAACTGGATGAACGACCCGCGCTTCCATGGCGACACCTTCGAATGGGACAACACCTGCCCGAAGGAAGAATGGCGTCACTCGCACAACTATGTGCACCACACCTACACCAACGTGATCGGCAAAGACCGGGACTTTGGCTATGGCCTGCTGCGCCTGTCCAACGACCTGCGCTGGAGCTGGCTGCACCCCTTCCAGTTGCTGCTGACGGCCCTGCTGGCCACCTTCTTCGAGCTGTTCGTGGCCATCCATGACCTGCAAATGGACAAGGTGGCCATCGGCCGCAAGAAGTGGTCGGAGTGCCGGCCCCAGTGGCTGCTGGTGCGCGCCAAGATCTGGCGTCAGGTGCGCAAGGACTACATCGCGTGGCCCCTGGTGGGGGCGCTGGCCGCAGGCCTGTTCTTCCAGAGCACGCAAGGTGCCATCGACGGCGCACTGGCGGTGATGGCGGGCAACCTGATCGGCAACCTGATGCGCAATGTGTGGGCCTGGGCCATCATCTTTTGTGGCCACTTCACCGAGCGGGTCTACACCTTCAAGCGCGAGTCCATCGAAGGCGAAACCAAAGGCCAGTGGTACCTGCGCCAGATTCTGGGCTCCAGCAACATCAGCGGCGGCAGCGTGTTGCACCTGATGAGCGGCAACCTGTCACACCAGGTCGAGCACCACCTGTTCCCGGACATCCCGGCCAACCGCTACATCGAGATGGCGCCCAAGGTGCGTGCCGTGTGCGCCAAGTATGGCGTGCCCTACAACACCGGCTCGTTCGCCGCCCAGTTGTGGACGGTGTTCAAGCGCATCGCGCGCTACAGCCTGCCAGGCGGCCCGCAAAAGGCGGTGCACATCGAGGTGGAATCCATCCTGCCCGAGCGCGCCTGA
- a CDS encoding ferredoxin reductase produces the protein MPAATAVPLPVAATRRVAGLLSPLGLTPAVLDDTLGWINPMWRVHHLQARVVAKHMETPSACTLVLQVGAAFPALTPGQYVVIGVTIDGVRHRRAYSPRSVKGHTNQIAITVQRQPGGRVSNHIRDQLPVGAVIDIDPPAGDFVLPATTPPKVLLLAGGSGITPCMSMLQHLYATAPNTLVTLVYFARSSVDRIFAQELLALSRTWKQLHYVPIDSMAHTPGQAPVTPSPEGGAARVLNLPLLEAACTDWRTMPAYCCGPAPLMDAAKALWAEQGLSPQLHLEAFTAPSPSGDPNARHRVALDRIQGHIDFVAAGNLTLLVAGEEAGHQIKHGCRQGICHECTCRLKSGSVRDLVSGERIDGEGQPIRLCVSSAMSDVELESMT, from the coding sequence ATGCCAGCCGCCACCGCCGTGCCCTTGCCGGTTGCCGCCACCCGCCGAGTCGCCGGTTTGTTGAGCCCGCTGGGACTGACCCCCGCCGTCCTGGATGACACCCTCGGGTGGATCAATCCGATGTGGCGGGTGCACCACCTGCAGGCGCGGGTGGTGGCCAAACACATGGAAACCCCGTCGGCCTGCACCCTGGTGCTGCAAGTGGGCGCGGCTTTTCCTGCCCTCACGCCCGGCCAGTATGTGGTCATTGGCGTGACGATCGATGGCGTTCGCCATCGGCGTGCTTATTCGCCGCGCTCGGTGAAGGGCCACACCAATCAGATCGCCATCACGGTGCAGCGTCAGCCCGGGGGGCGCGTGTCCAACCACATCAGAGACCAGTTGCCTGTGGGTGCGGTGATCGACATCGATCCCCCGGCCGGCGATTTTGTGCTGCCGGCCACGACCCCGCCGAAGGTGTTGCTGCTGGCCGGTGGCAGCGGCATCACGCCATGCATGTCCATGCTGCAGCACCTGTATGCCACGGCGCCCAACACCCTGGTCACCCTGGTGTACTTTGCCCGCAGCAGCGTGGACCGCATCTTCGCGCAAGAGCTGCTGGCCTTGTCCAGGACCTGGAAGCAGCTGCACTACGTGCCCATCGACAGCATGGCCCACACCCCAGGCCAGGCCCCGGTGACCCCATCGCCCGAGGGCGGCGCGGCCCGCGTGCTGAACCTGCCCCTGCTGGAGGCGGCCTGCACCGACTGGCGCACCATGCCCGCCTATTGCTGCGGCCCGGCGCCTTTGATGGACGCGGCCAAAGCCCTGTGGGCTGAGCAAGGGCTGTCGCCCCAACTGCACCTGGAGGCCTTCACGGCGCCCAGCCCGAGTGGCGACCCCAACGCCCGACATCGCGTGGCCCTGGATCGCATCCAGGGGCACATCGACTTCGTGGCGGCCGGCAACCTGACCCTGCTGGTGGCTGGCGAAGAGGCGGGACACCAGATCAAGCACGGATGCCGGCAAGGCATCTGCCATGAATGCACCTGCCGACTCAAGAGCGGGTCGGTGCGCGACCTCGTCAGCGGCGAGCGGATCGATGGCGAAGGCCAACCCATCCGCCTGTGCGTGAGCAGCGCCATGAGCGATGTCGAACTCGAATCCATGACATGA
- a CDS encoding transposase has product MARLPRAEVPGWPQLVQQRSHDGVPWIRDEVDGLRALADLKEVSAAAGVQVHAYAIVAEQMLLLVTPDAPAGVSRMMQAFGRRYVGAFNRRHARAGTLWAGRYRSAMLDPAHFLLDAMVMVDALGTGRAGGLAFTSLAHHLGQGAERWLVDHSAYWALGNTPFERHLSWARRVELGLDAAIRDRLLAGLRGGWPIISGEQVSVLEAAAGRRLAPARRGRPKKIQPDPN; this is encoded by the coding sequence ATGGCCCGCCTGCCGCGTGCTGAAGTGCCTGGATGGCCGCAACTCGTGCAGCAACGCTCGCACGATGGCGTGCCCTGGATACGTGACGAGGTGGACGGGTTGCGCGCGCTGGCCGACCTGAAAGAGGTGTCGGCTGCGGCGGGGGTGCAGGTGCACGCCTACGCCATCGTGGCCGAGCAGATGCTGTTGCTGGTCACGCCCGATGCGCCGGCCGGGGTGTCCCGAATGATGCAGGCATTCGGGCGGCGTTACGTTGGCGCCTTCAACCGGCGCCATGCCCGCGCTGGCACCCTGTGGGCGGGGCGGTACCGCAGTGCCATGCTGGACCCGGCTCATTTCTTGCTTGATGCCATGGTGATGGTCGACGCCCTGGGGACAGGCCGCGCGGGTGGCCTGGCGTTCACCAGCTTGGCGCACCACCTGGGGCAGGGCGCCGAGCGCTGGCTGGTCGATCATTCGGCTTACTGGGCCCTGGGCAACACCCCGTTCGAGCGGCACCTGTCATGGGCTCGTCGTGTCGAGCTGGGGCTGGATGCCGCCATCCGCGATCGCCTGCTGGCAGGTCTGCGCGGTGGGTGGCCGATCATCTCGGGTGAGCAGGTGTCGGTGCTGGAGGCGGCTGCCGGTCGGCGCTTGGCCCCGGCCCGCCGAGGTCGCCCCAAAAAAATTCAACCTGACCCCAATTAG
- a CDS encoding glutamate synthase-related protein, with protein sequence MATRQEIQAAADTGLYVNAEHDACGVGFVAHIKGLKAHSIVQQGLKILENIDHRGAVGADPLMGDGAGLLIQIPDEFYRAEMAKQGVELPPPGEYGVGMIFLPKESASRQACEQVMERAIRAEGQVLLGWRDVPVDADMPMSPLVREKEPVIRQVFIGRGPDILVPDALERKLYVIRKTASSKISSLNLTHGSEYYVPSMSCRTIIYKGLLLADQVGKYFLDLRDERVTSALALVHQRFSTNTFPEWPLAHPYRMVAHNGEINTVKGNFNWMRAREGVMKSPVLGDDLAKLYPISMDGQSDTATFDNALELLVMAGYPLAQAAMMMIPEAWEQHSTMDERRRAFYEYHAAMMEPWDGPAAMVFTDGRQIGATLDRNGLRPARFLITDDDLVVLASESGVLPIPENKIVKKWRLQPGKMLLIDFEQGRIINDEELKAQYASAKPYRQWIENVRIKLDALEGKGSAGEFAESLLDRQQAFGFTQEDIKFLMAPMATNGEEATGSMGNDSPLAVLSDKNKPLYNYFKQLFAQVTNPPIDPIRENVVMSLVSFVGPKPNLLDINAVNPPMRLELSQPVLDFDDMARLRNIEKTTGGKFKPFEVDITYPAAWGHEGVEARLASLCAEAVEAIQSGHNILIITDRKMDRANIAIPALLALSAIHHHLVRKGMRTSAGLVVETGTAREVHHFAVLAGYGAEAVHPYLAMETLTELARDLPGDLSADKAIYNYIKAIGKGLSKIMSKMGISTYMSYCGAQIFEAIGLNKELVDKYFRGTPTQVGGIGVFEVAEEAIRNHTAAFGTDPVLANALDAGGEYAWRTRGEEHMWTPDAIAKLQHSTRSGKFDTYKEYAQIINDQSRRHLTLRGLFEFKIDPAKAIPVEEVEPATEIVKRFATGAMSLGSISTEAHSTLALAMNRIGGKSNTGEGGEDERRYRDELKGIKMKAGTKVSDIVGASRIEADYEMKEGDSLRSKIKQVASGRFGVTTEYLVSADQIQIKMAQGAKPGEGGQLPGGKVSEYIGKLRHSVPGVGLISPPPHHDIYSIEDLAQLIHDLKNVNPKADISVKLVSEVGVGTVAAGVAKAKADHIVIAGHDGGTGASPWSSIKHCGTPWELGLAETQQTLVLNRLRGRVRVQTDGQIKTGRDVVVGALLGADEFGFATAPLVVEGCIMMRKCHLNTCPVGVATQDPVLRKKFSGKPEHVVNYFFFVAEEARQIMAQLGIKKFDELIGRADLLDMKKGLAHWKAKGLDFSRVFALPPVPAEIPRLHVDTQDHGLDKALDVRLIEKAQPAIQRGEAVKFMEVAKNVNRTVGAMLSGELIKHHPDGLPDDTVFIQMEGTGGQSFGAFLAKGITLYLIGEANDYTGKGMSGGRIIVRPSIEFRGNATDNIIVGNTVLYGATSGEAFFRGVGGERFGVRLSGATAVVEGTGDHGCEYMTGGTVVVLGQTGRNFAAGMSGGLAYVYDEDGQFNKRVNLAQVSLEKVLPAAEQADAGIPMHKGMADEALLKKLVEDHHRWTGSQRAREILDNWSTAVTKFVKVFPHEYRRALTEMGAKQEASAVVAKAKSATKAKA encoded by the coding sequence ATGGCCACCCGTCAGGAAATCCAGGCAGCGGCCGACACCGGTCTGTATGTCAACGCCGAGCACGATGCGTGTGGCGTGGGTTTCGTCGCCCACATCAAGGGCCTGAAGGCGCACAGCATCGTGCAGCAGGGCCTCAAGATCCTGGAAAACATCGACCACCGCGGCGCCGTGGGTGCCGACCCGCTGATGGGTGACGGTGCCGGTCTGTTGATCCAGATCCCCGACGAGTTCTACCGTGCCGAGATGGCCAAGCAGGGCGTTGAGCTGCCCCCGCCGGGCGAATACGGCGTGGGCATGATCTTCCTGCCCAAGGAAAGCGCCTCGCGCCAGGCCTGCGAGCAGGTCATGGAGCGCGCCATCCGCGCCGAAGGCCAGGTGTTGCTGGGCTGGCGCGATGTGCCGGTGGACGCCGACATGCCCATGTCGCCCCTGGTGCGCGAGAAAGAGCCCGTCATCCGCCAGGTCTTCATCGGTCGTGGCCCGGACATCCTCGTGCCCGATGCCCTGGAGCGCAAGCTCTACGTCATCCGCAAGACGGCCTCCAGCAAGATCTCCAGCCTGAACCTGACCCACGGCAGCGAGTACTACGTGCCCAGCATGTCGTGCCGCACCATCATCTACAAGGGCCTGCTGCTGGCCGACCAGGTGGGCAAGTACTTCCTGGACCTGCGCGACGAGCGCGTCACCTCGGCCCTGGCCCTGGTGCACCAGCGCTTCTCCACCAACACCTTCCCCGAGTGGCCGCTGGCTCACCCCTACCGCATGGTGGCCCACAACGGTGAAATCAACACCGTCAAGGGCAACTTCAACTGGATGCGCGCCCGCGAAGGCGTGATGAAGTCGCCCGTGCTGGGCGATGACCTGGCCAAGCTGTACCCCATCAGCATGGACGGCCAATCCGACACCGCCACCTTCGACAACGCGCTCGAACTGCTGGTGATGGCGGGCTACCCCCTGGCTCAGGCCGCCATGATGATGATCCCGGAAGCCTGGGAGCAGCACAGCACCATGGACGAGCGCCGTCGCGCCTTCTATGAGTACCACGCCGCGATGATGGAACCCTGGGACGGCCCCGCCGCCATGGTGTTCACCGACGGCCGCCAGATCGGCGCCACGCTGGACCGCAATGGCCTGCGCCCCGCCCGCTTCCTGATCACCGACGACGACCTCGTGGTGCTGGCCTCCGAATCCGGTGTGCTGCCCATCCCCGAGAACAAGATCGTCAAGAAGTGGCGTCTGCAGCCTGGCAAGATGCTGCTGATCGACTTCGAGCAAGGCCGCATCATCAACGACGAAGAGCTCAAGGCCCAGTACGCCTCGGCCAAGCCCTACCGTCAGTGGATCGAAAACGTCCGCATCAAGCTCGACGCCCTCGAAGGCAAGGGCTCGGCTGGCGAGTTCGCCGAGTCGCTGCTCGACCGTCAGCAGGCCTTCGGCTTCACCCAGGAAGACATCAAGTTCCTGATGGCCCCGATGGCCACCAACGGCGAAGAAGCCACCGGTTCCATGGGCAACGACTCGCCCCTGGCCGTGCTGTCGGACAAGAACAAGCCGCTGTACAACTACTTCAAGCAGTTGTTCGCCCAGGTCACGAACCCCCCCATCGACCCCATCCGCGAAAACGTGGTGATGTCGCTGGTGTCCTTCGTCGGCCCCAAGCCCAACCTGCTGGACATCAACGCGGTGAACCCGCCGATGCGCCTGGAGTTGAGCCAGCCCGTGCTGGACTTCGACGACATGGCCCGTCTGCGCAACATCGAAAAGACCACGGGCGGCAAGTTCAAGCCCTTCGAGGTGGACATCACCTACCCGGCGGCCTGGGGCCATGAAGGCGTGGAAGCGCGCCTGGCCTCGCTGTGCGCCGAGGCCGTGGAAGCCATCCAGAGCGGTCACAACATCCTGATCATCACCGATCGCAAGATGGACCGCGCCAACATCGCCATTCCCGCGCTGCTGGCCCTGTCGGCCATCCACCACCACCTGGTCCGCAAGGGCATGCGCACCTCGGCCGGCCTGGTGGTCGAAACCGGCACCGCCCGCGAGGTGCACCACTTCGCTGTGCTGGCCGGCTACGGCGCCGAAGCCGTGCACCCCTACCTGGCCATGGAAACGCTCACCGAGCTGGCCCGTGACCTGCCGGGTGACCTGTCGGCCGACAAGGCCATCTACAACTACATCAAGGCCATCGGCAAGGGCCTGTCCAAGATCATGTCGAAGATGGGCATCAGCACGTACATGTCGTACTGCGGCGCCCAGATCTTCGAAGCCATCGGCCTGAACAAAGAGCTGGTCGACAAATACTTCCGTGGCACGCCCACGCAAGTCGGCGGCATCGGCGTGTTCGAGGTGGCTGAAGAAGCCATCCGCAACCACACGGCCGCCTTCGGCACCGACCCGGTGCTGGCCAACGCCCTGGACGCAGGCGGCGAATACGCCTGGCGCACCCGTGGCGAAGAGCACATGTGGACGCCGGACGCCATCGCCAAGCTGCAGCACAGCACGCGCTCGGGCAAGTTCGACACCTACAAGGAATACGCCCAGATCATCAACGATCAGTCGCGTCGTCACCTGACCCTGCGCGGCCTGTTCGAATTCAAGATCGACCCGGCCAAGGCCATCCCGGTCGAGGAAGTCGAGCCCGCCACCGAGATCGTCAAGCGCTTCGCCACGGGCGCCATGTCGCTGGGCTCCATCTCCACGGAAGCCCACAGCACCCTGGCCCTGGCCATGAACCGCATTGGCGGCAAGTCCAACACCGGCGAAGGCGGTGAAGACGAGCGCCGTTACCGCGACGAGCTCAAGGGCATCAAGATGAAGGCCGGCACCAAGGTGTCGGACATCGTGGGCGCTTCGCGCATCGAAGCCGACTACGAGATGAAGGAAGGCGACAGCCTGCGCTCGAAGATCAAGCAGGTGGCCTCCGGCCGCTTTGGCGTGACCACCGAGTACCTGGTGTCGGCCGACCAGATCCAGATCAAGATGGCCCAGGGCGCCAAGCCCGGTGAAGGTGGTCAGCTGCCGGGTGGCAAGGTGTCCGAGTACATCGGCAAGCTGCGTCACTCGGTGCCCGGTGTGGGCCTGATCTCGCCCCCGCCGCACCACGACATCTACTCCATTGAGGATTTGGCTCAGCTGATCCACGACCTGAAGAACGTCAACCCCAAGGCCGACATCTCGGTCAAGCTGGTGTCGGAAGTGGGCGTGGGCACGGTGGCAGCCGGTGTGGCCAAGGCCAAGGCCGACCACATCGTGATCGCCGGCCACGACGGCGGCACGGGCGCCTCGCCCTGGTCGTCCATCAAGCACTGCGGCACGCCGTGGGAGCTGGGCCTGGCCGAAACGCAACAGACCCTGGTGCTCAACCGCCTGCGTGGCCGTGTGCGCGTGCAGACCGATGGTCAGATCAAGACCGGTCGCGACGTGGTCGTGGGCGCCCTGCTGGGTGCCGATGAGTTCGGCTTTGCCACCGCACCGCTGGTGGTCGAAGGCTGCATCATGATGCGCAAGTGCCACCTGAACACCTGCCCGGTGGGCGTGGCCACGCAAGACCCGGTGCTGCGCAAGAAGTTCTCCGGCAAGCCTGAGCATGTCGTGAACTACTTCTTCTTCGTCGCCGAAGAAGCCCGCCAGATCATGGCCCAGCTGGGCATCAAGAAGTTCGACGAGTTGATCGGTCGTGCCGACCTGCTGGACATGAAGAAGGGCCTGGCGCACTGGAAGGCCAAGGGCCTGGACTTCAGCCGCGTGTTTGCGCTGCCCCCGGTGCCGGCCGAGATCCCGCGCCTGCACGTGGACACGCAAGACCACGGTCTGGACAAGGCCCTGGACGTCCGCCTGATCGAGAAGGCCCAGCCCGCCATCCAGCGCGGCGAGGCCGTCAAGTTCATGGAAGTGGCCAAGAACGTCAACCGCACCGTGGGCGCGATGCTGTCGGGCGAGCTGATCAAGCACCATCCCGATGGTCTGCCCGACGACACCGTGTTCATCCAGATGGAAGGCACGGGCGGCCAGTCCTTCGGCGCCTTCCTGGCCAAGGGCATCACGCTGTACCTGATCGGTGAAGCCAACGACTACACCGGCAAGGGCATGAGCGGTGGCCGCATCATCGTGCGCCCCAGCATCGAGTTCCGCGGCAACGCCACCGACAACATCATCGTGGGCAACACCGTGCTGTACGGCGCCACCAGCGGTGAGGCCTTCTTCCGTGGTGTGGGCGGCGAGCGCTTTGGCGTGCGCCTGTCCGGCGCCACGGCGGTGGTCGAAGGCACGGGTGACCACGGTTGCGAATACATGACCGGCGGCACCGTGGTGGTGCTGGGTCAGACGGGTCGCAACTTTGCCGCCGGCATGTCGGGCGGGCTGGCTTACGTCTATGACGAAGATGGTCAGTTCAACAAGCGCGTCAACCTGGCCCAGGTGTCCCTGGAGAAGGTGCTGCCCGCGGCTGAGCAAGCGGATGCCGGCATCCCCATGCACAAGGGCATGGCCGACGAGGCCCTGCTCAAGAAGCTGGTTGAAGACCACCATCGCTGGACCGGCTCGCAGCGTGCCCGCGAGATCCTGGACAACTGGTCGACCGCCGTCACCAAGTTCGTCAAGGTGTTCCCGCACGAGTACCGCCGCGCCCTGACGGAAATGGGTGCCAAGCAAGAAGCCTCGGCCGTGGTTGCCAAGGCCAAGTCCGCCACCAAGGCCAAGGCCTGA
- a CDS encoding glutamate synthase subunit beta encodes MGKVTGFLEFERLEEGYEPVEQRVKNYKEFVIGLTPEQAKQQGARCMDCGTPFCNSGCPVNNIIPDFNDLVYHQDWKQAIEVLHSTNNFPDFTGRVCPAPCEAACVLNINNDPIGIKSIEHAIIDRAWAEGWVKPQPAQVKTGKKVAVVGSGPAGMAAAQQLARVGHDVTVFEKNDTIGGLLRFGIPDFKFDKSHIDRRVKQMEAEGVVFKTNVLVGEMPAGSKVTNWAKESVSPEQLKKDFDAVILTGGAEQSRDLPVPGRDLAGIHFAMEFLPQQNRVNAGGKVKDQIMATGKDVIVIGGGDTGSDCVGTSNRHGAKSVTQFEVMPQPPEQENKELTWPYWPIKLRTSSSHEEGCAREFAIATKEFFGENGKVTGLKTVQVEFKDGKFVEVAGTEKTYKADLVLLAMGFTNPVNTLLDGFGVDKDGRGNAKASTDEGGYRTNVDKVFAAGDVRRGQSLVVWAIREGRQAAREVDAFLMGSTTLPR; translated from the coding sequence ATGGGAAAAGTCACTGGCTTTCTGGAATTTGAGCGCCTGGAAGAGGGCTATGAGCCCGTCGAACAGCGCGTCAAGAACTACAAAGAGTTCGTCATTGGTCTGACGCCCGAGCAGGCCAAGCAACAGGGTGCGCGCTGCATGGACTGCGGCACGCCCTTCTGCAACAGCGGGTGTCCGGTCAACAACATCATCCCCGACTTCAACGACCTGGTGTACCACCAGGACTGGAAGCAGGCGATCGAGGTGCTGCACAGCACGAACAACTTCCCCGACTTCACCGGCCGCGTCTGCCCGGCGCCCTGTGAAGCCGCGTGCGTGCTCAACATCAACAACGACCCCATCGGCATCAAGTCGATCGAGCACGCCATCATCGACCGCGCCTGGGCCGAAGGCTGGGTCAAGCCCCAGCCTGCCCAGGTCAAGACCGGCAAAAAGGTCGCCGTCGTGGGCTCCGGCCCCGCTGGCATGGCCGCCGCTCAGCAACTGGCCCGCGTCGGTCACGACGTGACCGTGTTCGAGAAGAACGACACCATCGGTGGCCTGCTGCGTTTCGGCATCCCCGACTTCAAGTTCGACAAGTCGCACATCGACCGCCGCGTCAAGCAGATGGAAGCCGAAGGCGTGGTCTTCAAGACCAACGTGCTGGTGGGCGAGATGCCCGCAGGCTCCAAGGTCACCAACTGGGCCAAGGAATCGGTCAGCCCCGAGCAGCTCAAGAAAGACTTCGACGCCGTCATCCTGACCGGTGGCGCCGAGCAGTCGCGTGACCTGCCCGTGCCGGGCCGCGACCTGGCCGGCATCCACTTCGCCATGGAGTTCCTGCCCCAGCAGAACCGCGTCAATGCGGGCGGCAAGGTCAAGGACCAGATCATGGCCACGGGCAAGGACGTCATCGTCATCGGCGGTGGGGACACCGGCTCTGACTGCGTGGGCACCTCCAACCGCCACGGCGCCAAGAGCGTCACCCAGTTCGAGGTGATGCCACAGCCGCCCGAGCAGGAAAACAAAGAGCTGACCTGGCCCTACTGGCCGATCAAGCTGCGCACCTCGTCCAGCCACGAAGAGGGTTGCGCCCGCGAGTTCGCCATCGCCACCAAGGAATTCTTTGGCGAGAACGGCAAGGTCACGGGTCTGAAGACCGTGCAGGTGGAGTTCAAGGACGGCAAGTTCGTGGAAGTGGCCGGCACCGAGAAGACCTACAAGGCCGATCTGGTGCTGCTGGCCATGGGGTTCACCAACCCGGTCAACACCCTGCTGGACGGTTTTGGTGTTGACAAGGATGGCCGCGGCAACGCCAAGGCCTCGACCGACGAAGGCGGCTACCGCACCAACGTGGACAAGGTGTTCGCGGCCGGTGACGTGCGCCGGGGCCAGTCGCTGGTGGTGTGGGCCATCCGCGAGGGCCGCCAGGCCGCGCGCGAGGTCGATGCCTTCCTGATGGGCTCGACCACCTTGCCGCGCTGA
- a CDS encoding ABC transporter ATP-binding protein gives MPESTSSPSDALSSPSDALVELRGVTCGYGDRVILENIDILVPRGKVVALMGTSGGGKTTVLRLIGRQLLPMKGEVLFDGQDLAQVQGESLMALRRRMGMLFQFGALFTDLSVFENVAFPLREHTRLPESIIRDLVLMKLNAVGLRGARDLMPSEISGGMSRRVALARAIALDPELVLYDEPFAGLDPISMGVSARLIRELNDTMGLTSVVVSHDVDETFLIADHVVLLANGRVVAQGSPDEMRASQDPLVKQFVHAEPDGPVRFHHPAADAGQDFGVR, from the coding sequence ATGCCCGAATCCACTTCCTCTCCTTCCGACGCCTTGTCCTCTCCCTCTGATGCGCTGGTCGAGTTGCGCGGGGTCACCTGCGGCTATGGCGATCGCGTCATCCTGGAGAACATCGACATCCTGGTGCCACGCGGCAAGGTGGTGGCGCTGATGGGCACATCGGGTGGTGGCAAGACCACCGTGCTGCGCCTGATCGGGCGGCAGTTGCTGCCCATGAAGGGCGAGGTGCTCTTTGATGGGCAGGACCTGGCACAGGTGCAGGGCGAATCCTTGATGGCCCTGCGTCGTCGCATGGGCATGTTGTTCCAGTTTGGCGCCTTGTTCACCGACCTGTCGGTGTTCGAGAACGTGGCCTTTCCACTGCGCGAACACACCCGCCTGCCAGAGTCCATCATCCGTGATCTGGTGCTCATGAAGCTCAACGCGGTGGGCTTGCGCGGCGCCCGTGACCTCATGCCCAGCGAGATATCGGGCGGCATGTCCCGGCGGGTGGCCCTGGCGCGTGCCATTGCGCTCGATCCCGAACTGGTGCTCTACGACGAGCCCTTTGCGGGGCTGGACCCGATTTCCATGGGCGTGTCGGCGCGGCTGATTCGCGAGCTCAACGACACCATGGGCCTGACCAGCGTGGTCGTGTCCCACGATGTGGACGAAACCTTCCTCATCGCCGATCACGTCGTGTTGCTGGCCAATGGCCGCGTGGTGGCCCAGGGCTCACCGGACGAGATGCGCGCCAGCCAGGATCCCCTGGTCAAGCAGTTTGTGCATGCCGAGCCCGATGGTCCGGTGCGTTTCCACCACCCGGCGGCGGACGCCGGTCAAGATTTCGGGGTGCGCTGA